A portion of the Streptomyces coeruleoprunus genome contains these proteins:
- a CDS encoding RtcB family protein, with protein sequence MDIPLVEERPFRYRIDRRDPMRVPGVVFATPELLPQATGDKALEQVVNVATLPGIVRASFAMPDVHWGYGFPIGGVAATDVDAGGVISPGGVGFDISCGVRLLAAGIDREPLAPKMRRLMDILGDTIPRGMGRGGLWKLSGPAQMEDLLVGGAGYAVEHGHGVPRDLDRCEDRGALPGADPSHVGRRAVERGLEQVGSLGSGNHFLEVQAVDRVYDEDTAARFGLHDGQVCVMIHCGSRGLGHQVCGDHVRVMDQSLRAYGIRLPDRQLACAPVVSPPGRDYLGAMAAAANYGRANRQLLAEAARRAFATAAGAGLDLVYDVSHNTAKIETHEVDGARRSLCVHRKGATLALPPGHPDLPRDLAGAGQPVLVPGTMGTASYVMTGTAGNDAFASACHGAGRVWSRHQALRRVRGEQLRDDLESHGIAVRPSSWRGLAEEAPGAYKDIDAVARATEGAGLARPVARLVPLGVVKG encoded by the coding sequence ATGGACATCCCGCTGGTGGAGGAGCGCCCGTTCCGGTACCGCATCGACCGGCGCGATCCGATGCGCGTGCCCGGCGTGGTCTTCGCGACGCCGGAGCTGCTGCCGCAGGCGACCGGTGACAAGGCGCTGGAACAAGTCGTCAACGTCGCCACACTGCCCGGCATCGTCCGCGCCTCCTTCGCCATGCCCGACGTCCACTGGGGGTACGGCTTCCCCATCGGCGGCGTGGCCGCCACCGACGTCGACGCGGGCGGCGTGATCTCGCCCGGCGGCGTCGGCTTCGACATCTCCTGCGGGGTCCGGCTCCTCGCCGCGGGCATCGACCGCGAACCCCTCGCCCCGAAGATGCGCCGGCTCATGGACATCCTCGGCGACACCATTCCGCGCGGCATGGGGCGCGGCGGGCTGTGGAAGCTGTCCGGCCCGGCACAGATGGAGGACCTGCTGGTGGGCGGCGCCGGCTACGCGGTCGAACACGGCCACGGCGTCCCGCGCGACCTGGACCGCTGCGAGGACCGCGGGGCCCTGCCCGGGGCCGACCCGTCCCACGTCGGCCGGCGCGCCGTCGAGCGGGGCCTGGAACAGGTCGGGAGCCTCGGCTCGGGCAACCACTTCCTGGAAGTGCAGGCCGTGGACCGGGTGTACGACGAGGACACCGCGGCCCGCTTCGGCCTCCACGACGGCCAGGTGTGCGTCATGATCCACTGCGGCTCGCGCGGCCTGGGCCACCAGGTGTGCGGCGACCACGTCCGCGTCATGGACCAGTCCCTGCGCGCGTACGGCATCCGCCTCCCGGACCGGCAGCTGGCCTGCGCCCCCGTCGTGTCCCCGCCCGGCCGCGACTACCTGGGCGCCATGGCGGCCGCCGCCAACTACGGCCGCGCCAACCGGCAACTGCTCGCCGAAGCGGCCCGGCGCGCCTTCGCCACGGCCGCCGGCGCGGGCCTCGACCTCGTGTACGACGTCTCGCACAACACCGCCAAGATCGAGACGCACGAGGTGGACGGCGCACGGCGCAGCCTCTGCGTCCACCGCAAGGGCGCCACCCTGGCCCTCCCGCCCGGCCACCCCGACCTGCCGCGGGACCTCGCCGGTGCGGGACAGCCCGTCCTGGTCCCAGGGACGATGGGCACCGCCTCGTACGTGATGACCGGCACCGCCGGCAACGACGCCTTCGCCTCGGCCTGCCACGGCGCCGGCCGCGTCTGGAGCCGCCACCAGGCCCTGCGCCGCGTCCGCGGGGAGCAGCTGCGCGACGACCTGGAGTCCCACGGCATCGCCGTGCGCCCGTCGTCCTGGCGCGGACTCGCGGAGGAGGCGCCCGGCGCCTACAAGGACATCGACGCGGTGGCCCGCGCCACGGAGGGCGCGGGCCTGGCCCGCCCGGTCGCCCGCCTCGTCCCCCTCGGCGTCGTCAAGGGCTGA
- a CDS encoding archease, whose translation MTGQDDTTARGGHRSVPHTADLRVEAWAPTREECLVQAVRGMCVSFLDLAGARPVRSRAVEVRADRDEDLLVELLDEVVYRLDTDGEVPVGVRLTPVPGGLRADLSMADAGSLPVTGAAPKAVTLHELHLTSGPEGWSCSVTLDV comes from the coding sequence GTGACGGGCCAGGACGACACCACCGCGCGCGGCGGTCACCGCAGCGTCCCGCACACCGCGGACCTGCGGGTGGAGGCCTGGGCCCCGACCCGCGAGGAGTGCCTGGTCCAGGCGGTGCGCGGGATGTGCGTGTCGTTCCTCGACCTGGCCGGGGCGCGGCCCGTCCGGAGCCGGGCGGTGGAGGTGCGCGCCGACCGGGACGAGGACCTGCTGGTGGAGCTGCTGGACGAGGTCGTCTACCGGCTCGACACCGACGGCGAGGTACCCGTCGGCGTACGGCTCACGCCCGTACCCGGCGGCCTGCGCGCCGACCTGTCCATGGCCGACGCCGGTTCGCTGCCCGTGACCGGGGCCGCGCCCAAGGCGGTGACCCTGCACGAACTGCACCTCACGTCCGGGCCGGAGGGGTGGAGCTGCTCCGTGACCCTGGACGTGTGA
- a CDS encoding acyl-CoA reductase, with the protein MTHAHSTGAPHYWQGALIGDEEAERRLAGLAATVEDVLGTPLDTETVLAACDALATALRDPEHPVRARLVPHLPEGEDPSVLTELGTYLSRGELTRKLRRELGGTAPQRLNRPDARETVYEAWAPVGLVAHVAPGNAVTVAPLSVVEGLLAGNVNVLKTSGGDTLFARHLLAEVAALDPTGGIADRVIVLRFPSSRQEWLRLMCAPADAVAVWGGESAVEGVAAHVPPGCRLVEWGHRISFAYLAREAWRDRGALEALAADVCRYEQQACSSPQVVYLDTDDAEEVFAFAERFAGVLAAHTADVPPPEGEAAPAEEAEVTTTELIARLEEHLGLTRVFAAPDGAWRVMADTRPALTASPLHRSVWVKPLPRKRMIGALRPMRRYLQTAGLAGGRSDIAELSRLALASGVTRVTPVGSMLDGYSGEPHDGVYALQRYSRRVAVRADARFATTACLDDLVRPAVLPAPVGPLTDKEAVQERNRHVARADAELYFRSGGSTGAPALSLFSYDDYDTQMCAAARGLLAAGYDPARDRTANLFYCGGMYGGFLSFFSVLERLGGVQLPLAAGPDHRATAEALIAHGADTLFGMPSYLWQLLHAEAEALRAYGGIRKIFYGGEHFTAAQRRVLEETFGVEVVRSITYGSTDLGPLGHQCTESTGGVHHLHADLHTLEIVDVEEDRPVPPGETGRLVFTTHARRGQALGRYVIGDLGRAVPGRCACGSLAPRFELLGRTGDVMRVATYFLHHGRFVTIAERSAGYGGELQVVLAAGDGREHLTVRVERSAAPDPLRLRDAFLADYPELRTAVEERLLDLTVEAVDGPSLHRSPTSGKLRTVVDRRG; encoded by the coding sequence GTGACCCACGCGCACAGCACCGGCGCACCGCACTACTGGCAGGGCGCGCTCATCGGCGACGAGGAGGCGGAGCGCCGGCTGGCCGGCCTGGCCGCCACGGTCGAGGACGTCCTCGGAACGCCGCTGGACACCGAGACCGTGCTCGCCGCCTGCGACGCGCTGGCGACGGCCCTGCGCGACCCGGAGCACCCGGTCCGGGCCCGGCTCGTCCCGCACCTGCCGGAGGGCGAGGACCCGTCGGTCCTCACCGAGCTGGGCACCTATCTGAGCCGGGGCGAGCTGACCCGCAAGCTGCGCCGCGAACTGGGCGGCACGGCCCCGCAGCGGCTGAACCGCCCCGACGCCCGCGAGACGGTCTACGAGGCGTGGGCCCCGGTCGGCCTGGTCGCGCACGTCGCACCCGGCAACGCCGTGACCGTCGCACCGCTGAGCGTCGTCGAGGGCCTGCTCGCCGGGAACGTCAACGTGCTCAAGACCAGCGGCGGCGACACCCTGTTCGCCCGGCACCTGCTGGCGGAAGTGGCCGCCCTGGACCCGACGGGCGGCATCGCCGACCGGGTGATCGTGCTGCGGTTCCCGTCGTCGCGGCAGGAGTGGCTGCGCCTGATGTGCGCGCCGGCCGACGCGGTCGCCGTGTGGGGCGGCGAGAGCGCCGTGGAGGGGGTCGCCGCCCATGTGCCGCCGGGCTGCCGCCTGGTGGAGTGGGGGCACCGGATCTCCTTCGCGTACCTGGCCCGTGAGGCCTGGCGGGACCGGGGCGCGCTGGAGGCGCTGGCGGCCGACGTGTGCCGGTACGAGCAGCAGGCCTGCTCCAGCCCGCAGGTGGTGTACCTGGACACGGACGACGCGGAGGAGGTCTTCGCGTTCGCGGAGCGGTTCGCGGGGGTGCTGGCCGCGCACACGGCCGACGTGCCGCCGCCGGAGGGCGAGGCCGCTCCCGCCGAGGAGGCGGAGGTGACCACGACCGAGCTGATCGCCCGGCTGGAGGAACACCTCGGTCTGACGCGGGTGTTCGCCGCGCCGGACGGCGCGTGGCGGGTCATGGCCGACACCCGGCCCGCGCTGACCGCGTCGCCGCTGCACCGCAGCGTGTGGGTCAAGCCGCTGCCGCGCAAGCGGATGATCGGCGCACTGCGTCCCATGCGGCGCTATCTGCAGACGGCGGGGCTCGCGGGCGGCCGCAGCGACATCGCCGAACTGTCCCGGCTCGCCCTGGCGTCCGGGGTCACGCGGGTGACGCCGGTCGGTTCCATGCTCGACGGCTACTCCGGTGAGCCGCACGACGGCGTGTACGCCCTCCAGCGCTACAGCCGCCGTGTCGCGGTCCGGGCCGACGCCCGGTTCGCGACGACCGCCTGCCTGGACGACCTGGTCCGGCCCGCCGTCCTGCCCGCACCCGTGGGCCCGTTGACGGACAAGGAGGCGGTCCAGGAACGCAACCGGCACGTGGCGCGCGCCGACGCGGAGCTGTACTTCCGCAGCGGCGGCAGCACCGGAGCGCCCGCGCTGTCCCTGTTCAGCTACGACGACTACGACACGCAGATGTGCGCCGCGGCCCGCGGACTGCTCGCCGCCGGCTACGACCCGGCGCGGGACCGCACGGCCAACCTGTTCTACTGCGGCGGGATGTACGGCGGTTTCCTCAGCTTCTTCTCCGTCCTGGAGCGGCTGGGCGGCGTGCAGCTGCCCCTGGCGGCCGGGCCTGACCACCGGGCGACGGCCGAGGCGCTGATCGCCCACGGGGCCGACACCCTGTTCGGCATGCCGTCGTACCTCTGGCAGCTGCTGCACGCCGAGGCGGAGGCCCTGCGCGCGTACGGCGGCATCCGGAAGATCTTCTACGGGGGCGAGCACTTCACCGCCGCACAGCGCCGCGTGCTGGAGGAGACCTTCGGCGTCGAGGTGGTCCGCTCCATCACCTACGGCAGCACCGACCTCGGCCCGCTGGGCCACCAGTGCACCGAGAGCACCGGCGGCGTCCACCACCTCCACGCGGACCTGCACACGCTGGAGATCGTCGACGTGGAGGAGGACCGGCCGGTGCCGCCCGGCGAGACGGGACGCCTGGTGTTCACCACGCACGCCAGGCGCGGCCAGGCGCTGGGCCGTTACGTCATCGGCGACCTCGGCCGGGCGGTGCCGGGCCGCTGCGCGTGCGGCAGTCTGGCCCCGCGCTTCGAGCTGCTCGGCAGGACCGGCGACGTGATGCGGGTGGCCACGTACTTCCTCCACCACGGCCGCTTCGTGACGATCGCGGAGCGGAGCGCCGGTTACGGCGGCGAGCTGCAGGTCGTCCTCGCCGCGGGCGACGGCCGCGAGCACCTCACCGTCCGCGTGGAACGCTCCGCCGCACCGGACCCGCTGCGCCTGCGCGACGCGTTCCTGGCGGATTATCCGGAGCTGCGCACGGCCGTGGAGGAGCGGCTGCTGGACCTGACGGTCGAGGCGGTGGACGGCCCGTCCCTGCACCGCAGCCCCACCAGCGGCAAACTCCGCACGGTGGTGGACCGGCGCGGCTGA
- a CDS encoding acyl-protein synthase codes for MNPHLAPVGVPDPTALPHVQRLCDLADPYASGPAEDELFASAMAEINAWHAERSPFFRALHEATPPARPYRTPLVHANFFKRHEVLSVPRDDIELHLTSSGTTGQKSQMFFDRWTIRSAQRMVARIFERNGWITPDQEVNYLLYSYEPAPALNLGTSFTDNYLCDFAPARTVEYALRNTGGGHEFDPFGCVAALRRFAADDAPVRILGFPAFLFFTLERMRAMGLPPLRLPEGSLVVLGGGWKGHADRRIGKDELYARVTEQLGIPGERVRDTFGSVEHCVPYIECDRHRLHAPVWSRVAIRSTRTLEPLPYGEPGYLHLVSPYITSVPAQSVVMGDLASLQPGEACGCGLSTPWFTVHGRAGVSRNRSCAVAAAELMKGMS; via the coding sequence ATGAACCCGCACCTGGCCCCGGTCGGCGTCCCCGACCCCACGGCGCTGCCCCATGTGCAGCGGCTGTGCGACCTGGCCGACCCGTACGCCTCCGGACCCGCCGAGGACGAGCTGTTCGCCTCCGCGATGGCGGAGATCAACGCCTGGCACGCCGAACGCTCGCCGTTCTTCCGCGCGTTGCACGAGGCGACCCCGCCCGCGCGGCCGTACCGCACGCCGCTCGTGCACGCCAACTTCTTCAAACGGCACGAGGTGCTGTCCGTCCCCCGGGACGACATCGAGCTGCACCTGACGTCGTCCGGCACGACCGGCCAGAAGTCGCAGATGTTCTTCGACCGGTGGACCATCCGCTCGGCACAGCGCATGGTCGCGCGGATCTTCGAGCGCAACGGCTGGATCACCCCGGACCAGGAGGTCAACTACCTCCTCTACAGCTACGAGCCGGCCCCGGCCCTCAACCTCGGCACGTCCTTCACGGACAACTACCTGTGCGACTTCGCGCCGGCGCGGACCGTCGAGTACGCGCTGCGCAACACCGGCGGCGGCCACGAGTTCGACCCGTTCGGCTGTGTCGCCGCGCTGCGCCGCTTCGCCGCCGACGACGCCCCGGTGCGGATCCTCGGCTTCCCGGCGTTCCTGTTCTTCACGCTGGAGCGGATGCGCGCCATGGGGCTGCCACCTCTCCGGCTCCCGGAGGGATCCCTCGTCGTGCTGGGCGGCGGCTGGAAGGGGCACGCCGACCGGCGCATCGGCAAGGACGAGCTGTACGCGCGGGTCACGGAGCAGCTGGGCATCCCCGGCGAGCGCGTCCGCGACACGTTCGGGTCGGTCGAGCACTGCGTTCCGTACATCGAGTGCGACCGGCACCGGCTGCACGCCCCGGTCTGGTCGCGGGTCGCGATCCGCTCGACCCGCACGCTGGAGCCGCTGCCGTACGGCGAGCCCGGCTACCTGCACCTCGTCTCGCCGTACATCACGTCCGTACCGGCGCAGAGCGTCGTCATGGGCGACCTCGCCTCCCTCCAACCCGGCGAGGCGTGCGGCTGCGGGCTGTCCACGCCCTGGTTCACCGTGCACGGCCGAGCCGGGGTGAGCCGCAACCGGAGCTGCGCGGTGGCCGCCGCCGAACTGATGAAGGGAATGTCGTGA
- a CDS encoding GNAT family N-acetyltransferase has translation MNVPTAPPVRPPRTDEPAARTGRTNRTAQTARTTQPGEARRTVPDGRSTRTARTPRAARIEPASVADIAELRQLYYAVYGPHYPVGLGTDPAEMARLLRDPHCLWLVARCPDTGALVASAAVHGEPGSRIGRLEGLAVHPDHRSGGLAGALTEALCAGTLDSGRLDSVYATVRTVSPGPQRAVARHGFRPLGVLPNAVDLRCRESLALYARHSPGVLDRRVPVPEVPAPLVPLLRTVERCLGVSYRDTRAAGPARKEERPAAGGEPLELIEAPSFVRRRFRERFPDAGGWFYPLHTPNVLLAPDDGRFEVYAYLNRTGRYCSLVAAHPGPAAAAACLEPVTRALTRAGAGYVEALVPLAHHEALSVFLAEGFVPGALYPAMRADEDGFHDYVVLSRSTERVDFRGVVAEPALRPYLDSYRSAWASTHLPPDEVAP, from the coding sequence GTGAACGTCCCCACGGCCCCGCCGGTGCGCCCACCCCGGACCGACGAGCCCGCCGCCCGGACCGGCCGGACGAACCGGACAGCCCAGACGGCCCGGACCACCCAGCCCGGCGAGGCACGCCGGACCGTCCCGGACGGCAGGTCCACACGGACCGCCCGGACCCCCCGGGCCGCCCGCATCGAGCCGGCGTCCGTCGCCGACATCGCCGAGCTGCGTCAGCTGTACTACGCCGTCTACGGGCCGCACTACCCGGTCGGGCTCGGCACCGACCCCGCCGAGATGGCCCGGCTGCTGCGCGACCCGCACTGCCTGTGGCTGGTGGCCCGCTGCCCGGACACCGGTGCGCTGGTCGCGTCCGCCGCCGTGCACGGCGAACCCGGCAGCCGTATCGGCCGGCTCGAGGGCCTGGCCGTCCATCCCGACCACCGCTCCGGCGGACTGGCCGGCGCGCTGACCGAGGCGCTGTGCGCGGGCACGCTGGACAGCGGGCGCTTGGACTCGGTGTACGCCACGGTCCGTACCGTGAGCCCCGGTCCGCAGCGGGCCGTCGCCCGCCACGGCTTCCGGCCGCTGGGCGTCCTGCCCAACGCGGTGGATCTGCGCTGCCGCGAGAGCCTCGCTCTCTACGCGCGTCACTCCCCCGGTGTGCTGGACCGCCGCGTCCCCGTGCCCGAGGTGCCCGCGCCGCTGGTGCCGCTGCTGCGGACCGTCGAGCGCTGTCTCGGCGTCAGCTACCGGGACACGCGCGCCGCCGGACCGGCGCGGAAGGAGGAACGGCCCGCGGCGGGCGGCGAGCCGCTGGAGCTGATCGAGGCGCCCTCCTTCGTACGGCGCCGCTTCCGCGAGCGCTTCCCGGACGCGGGCGGCTGGTTCTACCCGCTGCACACGCCCAATGTGCTGCTCGCACCGGACGACGGCCGGTTCGAGGTGTACGCGTACCTCAACCGCACCGGACGGTACTGCTCACTCGTCGCCGCCCATCCCGGACCGGCCGCCGCGGCCGCCTGTCTGGAGCCGGTGACCCGGGCCCTGACCCGGGCCGGCGCCGGGTACGTCGAGGCGCTGGTGCCGCTGGCGCACCACGAGGCCCTGTCGGTGTTCCTCGCCGAGGGCTTCGTGCCCGGGGCGCTGTACCCGGCGATGCGCGCGGACGAGGACGGCTTCCACGACTACGTCGTGCTGTCCCGCTCCACCGAGCGCGTCGACTTCCGCGGCGTCGTGGCCGAACCGGCCCTGCGGCCCTACCTGGACTCCTACCGGTCGGCCTGGGCGTCGACCCATCTGCCCCCTGACGAGGTTGCCCCATGA
- a CDS encoding DUF72 domain-containing protein produces the protein MTLLVGTSGWQYKDWRGVLYPEGTPQRLWLEEYAAGFATVESNNAFYRLPSREIFETWRLRTPPDFVMAVKASRFLTHIKRLREPEEPVERLMSHAEGLADRLGPVLLQLPPTLRADPGLLDACLGCFPAGARIAVEPRHDSWWSPAVRRVLEDRGAAMCWADAGARPVTPLWRTTDWGYLRFHAGRARAWPRYGRRSLETWVRRVADAWPHDRDVYAYFNNDPNAAAVLDAVVFARAARAAGLTVTRTPTPLRPGPQPGRR, from the coding sequence ATGACGCTTCTCGTCGGGACGTCGGGGTGGCAGTACAAGGACTGGCGGGGTGTCCTCTACCCCGAGGGGACGCCCCAGCGGCTCTGGCTGGAGGAGTACGCCGCCGGGTTCGCGACGGTCGAGTCGAACAACGCCTTCTACCGGCTGCCGTCACGCGAGATCTTCGAGACGTGGCGGCTGCGCACCCCGCCGGACTTCGTGATGGCGGTCAAGGCGAGCCGTTTCCTCACGCACATCAAACGGCTGCGGGAGCCCGAGGAACCCGTGGAACGGCTGATGAGCCACGCCGAAGGACTGGCCGACCGGCTCGGACCGGTGCTCCTCCAGCTCCCGCCCACGCTGCGCGCCGATCCGGGGCTCCTCGACGCGTGCCTCGGCTGCTTCCCGGCCGGTGCGCGCATCGCGGTCGAGCCGCGCCACGACTCCTGGTGGTCGCCCGCGGTGCGCCGGGTGCTGGAGGACCGGGGCGCCGCGATGTGCTGGGCCGACGCGGGGGCGCGGCCCGTGACGCCGCTGTGGCGTACGACGGACTGGGGGTACCTGAGGTTCCACGCCGGAAGGGCCCGGGCCTGGCCCCGCTACGGCCGGCGGTCCCTGGAGACCTGGGTGCGGCGCGTGGCGGACGCCTGGCCCCACGACCGGGACGTGTACGCGTACTTCAACAACGACCCGAACGCCGCCGCGGTCCTGGACGCCGTGGTCTTCGCACGCGCGGCCCGTGCGGCCGGACTGACCGTGACCCGCACCCCGACACCCCTGCGGCCCGGCCCTCAGCCGGGGCGGCGGTAG
- a CDS encoding phenylacetate--CoA ligase family protein, giving the protein MSVLELPDLIRFARQHSPFYRDLYASLPPGTDRLTALPVIDQREFWAANTLDGNRVLTGPLHEATVFKTGGTTGAPKFSFYTRDEWRAFVAAFGQGLPDAGLRPGHRVADLFYAGELYASFLFLLDSLAHAPVDNVRLPIGGAAPLESTVPTLRDFAAQVVTGTPTTLCRLAEHLIAHDLRLDAVELVLFGGEALFADQRRLLAAAFPRAEARSVGYASVDAGLLGRPVRGDDPRVHRAFTPHSVVEILDDATGEPVTEPGRAGRVVVTSLFRRLMPVIRYPAGDRAEWTDVRAGHFRILGRAEEGVRVGPVSLYTQDAQDAVAAADTAGRIVGVQLVVRRWDGRDGLVLRLATAPGDDDPAGLEPLAEAVVMELESVRPLYPQSVRAGFVHPLSVEWARHRDLAVNPRSGKLVRVLDERPTA; this is encoded by the coding sequence ATGTCCGTCCTCGAATTACCGGACCTCATACGTTTCGCCCGGCAGCACTCGCCCTTCTACCGCGACCTCTACGCGTCCCTGCCGCCCGGCACCGACCGCCTCACCGCCCTCCCGGTCATCGACCAGCGGGAGTTCTGGGCGGCCAACACCCTCGACGGCAACCGGGTCCTGACGGGCCCGCTCCACGAGGCGACCGTCTTCAAGACCGGCGGCACCACCGGGGCGCCCAAGTTCTCCTTCTACACCCGCGACGAGTGGCGCGCCTTCGTCGCCGCCTTCGGCCAGGGGCTCCCGGACGCCGGGCTGCGCCCGGGCCACCGGGTGGCCGACCTGTTCTACGCGGGTGAGCTGTACGCCAGCTTCCTGTTCCTGCTCGACTCGCTCGCCCACGCCCCCGTCGACAACGTCCGGTTGCCGATCGGCGGCGCCGCGCCCCTGGAGTCGACCGTCCCCACGCTGCGGGACTTCGCCGCGCAGGTGGTGACCGGCACGCCGACCACGCTGTGCCGGCTCGCCGAGCACCTGATCGCGCACGATCTGCGGCTCGACGCCGTGGAGCTGGTCCTCTTCGGCGGCGAGGCGCTCTTCGCCGACCAACGCCGCCTGCTGGCCGCCGCGTTCCCCCGGGCCGAGGCCCGCTCGGTCGGGTACGCCAGCGTCGACGCGGGACTGCTCGGCCGGCCCGTGCGGGGCGACGACCCGCGCGTGCACCGGGCGTTCACGCCGCACTCCGTCGTCGAGATCCTCGACGACGCCACCGGCGAGCCCGTCACCGAACCGGGACGGGCGGGGCGGGTCGTGGTGACCAGCCTCTTCCGCCGCCTCATGCCCGTGATCCGCTACCCGGCGGGCGACCGCGCCGAGTGGACCGACGTCCGGGCCGGGCACTTCCGGATCCTCGGCCGCGCCGAGGAGGGCGTACGGGTCGGGCCCGTGTCCCTGTACACCCAGGACGCGCAGGACGCCGTGGCCGCGGCGGACACCGCGGGCCGGATCGTCGGCGTGCAGCTCGTCGTGCGCCGCTGGGACGGCCGAGACGGGCTGGTCCTGCGGCTGGCCACCGCCCCGGGCGACGACGACCCGGCCGGTCTCGAACCGCTGGCCGAGGCCGTCGTCATGGAGCTGGAGTCGGTCCGCCCGCTGTATCCGCAGAGCGTGCGGGCGGGGTTCGTGCACCCGCTGTCCGTGGAGTGGGCGCGCCACCGCGACCTGGCCGTGAACCCGCGGTCGGGGAAGCTCGTCCGCGTCCTCGACGAGAGGCCCACCGCGTGA
- a CDS encoding type II toxin-antitoxin system VapB family antitoxin — MAKVTISLDAELVVEVMVLAGVGSPQDAVELVVRDYIARGHRTEERTELTDRGLRDVTAAPQDPQG, encoded by the coding sequence ATGGCCAAGGTCACCATCAGTCTCGACGCCGAGCTGGTCGTGGAAGTGATGGTCCTCGCCGGGGTCGGATCACCCCAGGACGCCGTCGAACTGGTCGTGCGCGACTACATCGCCCGCGGGCACCGGACGGAGGAGCGCACCGAGTTGACCGACCGGGGCCTGCGCGACGTCACGGCCGCACCGCAGGACCCCCAGGGCTGA
- a CDS encoding DUF2267 domain-containing protein, with translation MSVTHAPDFEHAIHTANIWLKSVCEALGTDDRHLAHRALRAWLHTLRDRLTVDVAAHFAAQLPELLRGVYYDGWDPSVVPVKYDRDAYVSRFVQEAKVAADDVPRIARAVTAAVRAQVSPGHLEAAVEQLPHDIRLLVLEPVS, from the coding sequence ATGTCCGTCACCCACGCGCCGGACTTCGAACACGCCATCCACACCGCCAACATCTGGCTGAAATCGGTGTGCGAGGCCCTCGGAACCGACGACCGCCACTTGGCCCACCGGGCGCTGCGCGCCTGGCTGCACACCCTCCGCGACCGGCTCACGGTCGACGTTGCCGCGCACTTCGCGGCCCAGCTGCCCGAGCTGCTGCGCGGCGTCTACTACGACGGCTGGGACCCGAGCGTCGTCCCCGTCAAGTACGACCGCGACGCGTATGTGAGCCGCTTCGTCCAGGAGGCCAAGGTCGCCGCGGACGACGTCCCGCGGATCGCCCGCGCCGTCACCGCCGCCGTGCGCGCCCAGGTCTCGCCCGGACACCTGGAGGCGGCCGTCGAGCAGCTGCCGCACGACATCCGCCTCCTCGTCCTGGAGCCGGTCTCCTGA